In a genomic window of Mycolicibacter heraklionensis:
- a CDS encoding mycofactocin-coupled SDR family oxidoreductase — MSGRVAGKRVLVTGAARGMGRSHAVRLAEEGADLILVDICASLPDVEYPLATIEDLDETARLVQQHGRRAVTHVVDVRDAAALAAAVNDGVARLGGLDASVANAGVITGGTWNTTTAEQWRTVIDVNLIGAWNTCVAALPHLVEHGGSLVNISSVAGLKGSPLHTPYTASKHGVVGMSRALANELAAVNVRVNTVHPTGVETGMRPDTLHALLHGARADLGPIFQNALPIVMTEARDVSNAVLFLVSDESRHVTGLEFKVDAGVTIR; from the coding sequence ATGAGTGGGCGAGTAGCCGGCAAGCGGGTGCTGGTCACCGGCGCCGCCCGGGGCATGGGCCGCAGTCACGCCGTGCGGCTGGCTGAAGAAGGCGCCGACCTCATCCTGGTCGATATTTGCGCGTCCCTGCCCGACGTCGAATATCCGCTGGCCACAATCGAAGACCTCGACGAGACCGCCCGGCTGGTGCAGCAACACGGCCGCCGCGCCGTCACCCACGTCGTCGATGTGCGCGACGCCGCCGCCCTGGCCGCCGCGGTCAACGACGGTGTCGCTCGATTGGGCGGCCTGGACGCCTCGGTCGCCAACGCCGGGGTGATCACCGGCGGGACTTGGAACACCACCACCGCCGAACAATGGCGAACCGTCATCGACGTCAACCTGATCGGGGCGTGGAACACCTGCGTGGCGGCATTGCCGCACCTGGTGGAGCACGGCGGCAGCCTGGTCAACATCAGTTCGGTGGCCGGGCTCAAGGGCAGCCCGCTGCACACCCCCTACACCGCGTCCAAACACGGCGTCGTCGGCATGAGCCGTGCGCTGGCCAACGAGCTTGCCGCAGTGAATGTTCGGGTCAACACGGTGCATCCCACCGGGGTCGAGACCGGGATGCGGCCGGACACGCTGCACGCTCTGCTGCACGGTGCTCGTGCCGACCTCGGACCGATCTTTCAGAATGCGTTGCCGATCGTGATGACCGAGGCCCGCGATGTCAGCAACGCGGTGCTGTTCCTGGTCTCCGACGAGTCCCGGCACGTGACCGGGCTGGAATTCAAGGTGGACGCCGGTGTCACGATCCGCTGA
- a CDS encoding carboxymuconolactone decarboxylase family protein yields the protein MTIPAPDATPAAAAMLDFVFDQVWQRPGLSRRDRWFIALPCLAAADTEAPLREHVYAALGSGDVTIDEIREAVLHFAVYSGWPKASLFNMIVDEQWARIHAERGEPVPPPAPLLPLSTPSDPEARLQCGEQTFRDVNCLPYTPTRDDPYSGAGILNFVFGEMWLRPGLGMKQRRLVTVACVAFQDAPYPIMSHVYAALKSRDVSFDEIDEAALQFGAYYGWPKASRLMRVIEEQKQRVTQEWTCEGRST from the coding sequence ATGACCATCCCGGCCCCCGATGCGACGCCGGCGGCCGCGGCCATGCTCGACTTCGTCTTTGACCAGGTGTGGCAGCGGCCGGGTCTGAGCCGCCGCGACCGGTGGTTCATCGCGCTGCCCTGCCTGGCGGCGGCCGACACCGAGGCGCCGCTGCGGGAACACGTCTATGCCGCCCTCGGCAGTGGTGACGTGACGATCGATGAAATACGCGAAGCCGTATTGCATTTCGCGGTGTACTCAGGATGGCCGAAGGCATCGCTGTTCAACATGATCGTCGACGAGCAGTGGGCACGCATCCATGCCGAGCGCGGCGAGCCGGTACCGCCTCCGGCACCGCTGCTGCCGCTGTCCACCCCGAGCGATCCCGAGGCCCGGCTGCAGTGCGGCGAGCAGACCTTCCGCGACGTCAACTGCCTGCCCTACACACCGACCCGCGACGACCCGTACTCGGGCGCGGGCATCCTGAATTTCGTCTTCGGCGAGATGTGGCTGCGCCCCGGTTTGGGCATGAAGCAGCGGCGGCTGGTGACGGTTGCCTGCGTGGCGTTTCAGGACGCGCCGTACCCGATCATGAGCCACGTCTACGCGGCCCTGAAGAGCCGCGACGTGTCGTTCGACGAAATCGATGAGGCGGCTTTGCAGTTCGGTGCCTACTACGGCTGGCCTAAGGCGTCGCGGCTGATGCGGGTGATCGAAGAACAGAAGCAGCGCGTCACACAGGAGTGGACCTG